A genome region from Clostridia bacterium includes the following:
- the proC gene encoding pyrroline-5-carboxylate reductase encodes MSKITFVGAGNMGGALLSAVAALNEHEIFVIEPNAARMAEVCRLYGAKAATAADLTDSDVVFLGVKPQMLAATVEGLTLNERPLYVSMAAGVPLARLSALLPRGAAIVRIMPNTSVAVGEGMILYAPNAEVSADQTQLFLSILAKAGKVDELDERLIDAASAVSGCGPAYVYMFIEALADGAVACGLPRQKALFYAEQTLLGAAKTAMSTAKHPEQLKDEVCSPAGSTIEGVRALEEGGLRAACIDAVTKAYLRTKELGK; translated from the coding sequence ATGAGCAAGATTACGTTTGTAGGAGCAGGCAATATGGGCGGCGCGTTGCTTAGCGCGGTCGCCGCACTCAACGAGCACGAGATTTTCGTCATCGAGCCCAATGCGGCGCGAATGGCCGAGGTGTGCCGTCTGTACGGCGCAAAAGCCGCCACGGCGGCGGACTTGACGGATAGTGACGTGGTGTTTTTGGGGGTTAAGCCGCAAATGCTGGCGGCCACCGTCGAAGGGTTGACGCTCAACGAGAGGCCCCTCTACGTCAGCATGGCGGCGGGCGTACCGCTCGCGCGGTTGTCGGCGTTGCTTCCCCGAGGCGCCGCTATCGTCCGCATTATGCCCAATACGTCGGTCGCCGTAGGCGAAGGGATGATTTTGTATGCGCCCAACGCCGAGGTGAGCGCCGACCAAACGCAACTCTTCTTGTCCATTCTCGCCAAGGCGGGCAAAGTGGACGAGTTGGATGAGCGCCTCATCGACGCGGCTTCCGCCGTTTCGGGTTGCGGCCCCGCATACGTCTATATGTTCATCGAGGCGTTGGCCGACGGCGCCGTGGCGTGCGGTCTGCCTCGACAAAAAGCCTTGTTCTATGCCGAGCAAACCCTCTTGGGCGCGGCCAAAACGGCCATGTCCACCGCCAAGCATCCCGAGCAACTCAAGGACGAGGTCTGCAGTCCCGCGGGTAGCACCATCGAGGGCGTCCGCGCGTTGGAAGAGGGCGGTTTGCGCGCCGCGTGCATCGACGCCGTCACCAAGGCCTATCTTCGCACCAAAGAGTTGGGCAAATAG
- a CDS encoding alpha-galactosidase — protein MIKYNPKTKVLHLTNGYLSYMIYVNDFGYLETVYQGKAIGDIDDIDCIRRQYAERHDSSFYYDRRTGEERRYTDLYMNNTAPLELSAHAVMDKRYAPLVCRHADGSYETDLRYVSHEIVKGVPVIEDMPHARGGDCDTVDFLLRDRYGVEAHYLVTLYNDKNILLKSIRIVNDTPHTLHLIRAMSMQMDLTDDRWEWVHFCGRWQKERDMVVTPIADGVQGIGSNRGRTSHEENPFVYFKRPETTEATGEAIGLNLVYSGNFACRIETSTYRAPHVVYGMADEDFDWVLAPGTSFQTPQAVIAYSLDGVDGMAQAMHAFVKQNLVNKRLDDIEKPILFNSWEGCFFDFDTERVLNYIDDGVKIGMEMFVLDDGWFGGRNDDTAGLGDWVVNTKKVDLHKVLAHCKERGVKVGIWFEPEMINYDSDLFRAHPEYALLGGGEEASCIRHQFHLDMSNPSVVDEIFRQLSAFFDEYPVNYIKWDYNRIVCEHFSPAWGADRQGEIYHRLTLGYYNLLARLSERYPDLFIEGCASGGGRFDLGTLYYAPQIWASDESDPAQRMEINYTTSLGYPLSAVGAHVNASPVASYHTKAVLALFGTYGYEMNPNKLSEDERKDLNDVADVYHRYHKSVVEEGTLYHLLNPYQSNYMSMQCVSQDKKTSLVVVMNRKKELDRFRFLRLRGLDEKAVYYNDYEKAAHTGEYYMQVGINYSREWLDEFSCRLIILTEVE, from the coding sequence ATGATAAAGTACAACCCCAAAACGAAAGTGCTGCATTTGACCAACGGATATCTGTCTTATATGATCTACGTCAACGACTTCGGCTATCTGGAAACCGTGTACCAAGGCAAGGCCATCGGCGATATCGACGATATCGACTGTATACGCCGCCAATACGCCGAACGCCACGACAGTAGTTTTTATTACGACCGTCGGACGGGCGAGGAACGCCGCTACACCGACCTCTATATGAACAACACCGCCCCGTTGGAGTTGTCGGCGCACGCAGTGATGGACAAGCGGTACGCGCCCCTGGTATGCCGCCACGCGGACGGATCGTACGAAACCGATCTGCGATACGTTTCGCACGAAATAGTGAAAGGCGTGCCCGTCATAGAGGATATGCCGCACGCGAGAGGGGGCGACTGCGACACGGTGGACTTTCTATTGCGCGACCGCTACGGCGTGGAGGCGCATTACCTCGTGACACTCTATAACGACAAGAATATCCTCTTGAAAAGCATACGCATTGTCAACGATACCCCCCATACGTTGCACCTTATTCGTGCCATGAGTATGCAAATGGACCTCACGGACGACCGCTGGGAATGGGTGCATTTCTGCGGGCGGTGGCAAAAGGAACGGGATATGGTGGTGACGCCCATTGCGGACGGCGTGCAGGGCATAGGCTCCAACCGAGGCCGCACCTCGCACGAAGAAAACCCCTTCGTCTATTTCAAACGCCCCGAGACGACCGAAGCCACGGGCGAGGCCATCGGCCTCAACCTCGTGTATAGCGGCAACTTCGCCTGCCGCATAGAAACGTCCACCTATCGCGCGCCGCACGTCGTGTACGGCATGGCGGACGAGGACTTCGACTGGGTGCTGGCGCCCGGTACGAGTTTTCAAACGCCCCAAGCCGTCATCGCCTACTCCCTTGACGGCGTGGACGGTATGGCGCAAGCCATGCACGCCTTCGTCAAACAAAACCTCGTCAACAAGCGGCTGGACGATATAGAAAAACCCATCTTGTTCAACTCTTGGGAAGGGTGCTTCTTCGACTTCGACACCGAACGCGTGCTGAATTATATCGACGACGGCGTTAAGATAGGCATGGAAATGTTCGTGTTGGACGACGGCTGGTTCGGCGGGCGGAACGACGACACGGCGGGATTGGGCGACTGGGTGGTCAACACCAAGAAAGTAGACCTGCACAAAGTGCTGGCGCATTGCAAGGAGCGCGGCGTCAAGGTGGGCATTTGGTTCGAGCCCGAGATGATCAACTACGATTCCGACCTCTTCCGCGCGCATCCCGAATACGCCCTATTGGGCGGGGGCGAGGAAGCGTCGTGCATACGCCATCAATTCCATCTGGATATGAGCAATCCGTCCGTGGTGGACGAAATCTTTCGGCAACTGTCCGCATTCTTCGACGAATACCCCGTGAACTATATCAAGTGGGACTACAACCGCATCGTGTGCGAACACTTCTCCCCCGCTTGGGGCGCGGATAGGCAAGGGGAAATCTACCACCGCCTTACGCTGGGCTACTACAACCTGTTGGCAAGGCTGAGCGAACGCTACCCCGACCTCTTCATCGAGGGGTGCGCGTCAGGCGGCGGCAGATTCGACCTGGGCACGTTGTACTACGCGCCGCAAATATGGGCGAGCGACGAGTCCGACCCCGCGCAAAGAATGGAGATAAACTATACCACCTCTTTGGGCTATCCGCTGTCCGCTGTCGGGGCGCACGTCAACGCAAGCCCCGTGGCGAGCTACCACACCAAAGCCGTTTTGGCGCTGTTCGGCACCTACGGGTATGAGATGAACCCCAACAAATTGTCCGAAGACGAGAGGAAAGACCTCAACGACGTGGCCGACGTGTATCACCGCTACCACAAATCGGTCGTGGAGGAAGGCACCTTGTACCACTTGCTCAATCCCTATCAAAGCAACTATATGAGTATGCAATGCGTGAGCCAAGACAAAAAGACCTCGCTCGTCGTGGTGATGAATCGAAAAAAAGAACTCGACCGCTTCCGCTTCCTGCGCCTGAGAGGGTTGGACGAAAAGGCCGTCTACTACAACGACTACGAGAAAGCCGCGCACACGGGCGAATACTATATGCAGGTGGGCATCAATTACTCGCGCGAATGGCTGGACGAATTCAGTTGTCGCCTGATCATACTGACCGAAGTCGAATAG
- a CDS encoding NAD(P)/FAD-dependent oxidoreductase, with amino-acid sequence MKAKIAVIGMGQGGMVAAVKLAQKGADVTVYERKERGAVSYPWRDDIRSDIFEKVGLPPLPEAAYVQKPNWVFVPPDWKGALAVPVLKPMEEISVLRRRLTDYFVDLAEKAGATCRFGQAVSDLWIEEGKVVGVVVDGTPLRYDLVIDATGLFSPLRAQVPAEYGVQATPRDTDVLYGYRAFYRVPEGAETFADGVRCTMSVRPLGWEGISWCNYGPDGECDVLIARMGGLTQAQIDRMIDELRARHAIFGEELLHGQVVPICLRKGIACPVADGYVVLGDSAFMTIPVMGSGIEASMQGGQIFADYVASQQTPDFTAEGMWGFYVEYMRVLGKGFAFLDALRRCALRWPTSLFDWALSGKFLQYKELAYVMLAKGYGKPPLPLGAFLATVCKLIFKPSVNGKLLAAVGHGLKASSIAGKMPKRYDAKRVAKWRRKYDGHIETLDRVTAKYDKKR; translated from the coding sequence ATGAAAGCAAAGATCGCCGTTATCGGTATGGGGCAGGGCGGCATGGTAGCCGCCGTCAAATTGGCGCAAAAGGGCGCGGACGTCACCGTCTACGAGCGCAAGGAGCGCGGCGCCGTCAGTTATCCTTGGCGCGACGACATCCGCTCGGATATTTTCGAGAAAGTGGGCTTGCCCCCCTTGCCCGAAGCCGCCTACGTACAAAAGCCGAATTGGGTGTTCGTTCCGCCCGATTGGAAGGGCGCTTTGGCGGTACCCGTGCTCAAACCTATGGAAGAGATTTCGGTTTTACGCCGTCGGCTCACGGATTATTTCGTGGACTTGGCCGAGAAGGCGGGCGCAACGTGCCGCTTCGGTCAAGCGGTGTCGGATCTATGGATAGAGGAGGGCAAAGTGGTTGGCGTCGTCGTGGACGGCACCCCCTTGCGGTACGATTTGGTCATAGACGCTACCGGGCTTTTCTCGCCATTGCGGGCGCAAGTGCCCGCCGAGTACGGCGTACAGGCCACCCCGCGCGACACCGACGTTTTGTACGGATATCGCGCGTTCTATCGCGTGCCCGAGGGTGCTGAGACGTTCGCCGACGGCGTGCGCTGTACCATGTCCGTGCGCCCCTTGGGCTGGGAGGGCATCTCCTGGTGCAACTACGGCCCCGACGGCGAGTGCGACGTGCTCATCGCCCGCATGGGCGGCTTGACGCAAGCGCAGATCGACCGGATGATCGACGAGCTTCGGGCGCGTCACGCCATCTTCGGCGAGGAGTTGCTGCACGGTCAGGTCGTACCTATCTGCTTGCGCAAGGGCATTGCCTGTCCCGTCGCCGACGGCTACGTCGTTTTGGGCGACAGCGCGTTTATGACCATTCCCGTGATGGGGAGCGGCATCGAGGCATCTATGCAGGGCGGTCAAATCTTCGCGGATTACGTGGCGTCGCAACAGACGCCCGATTTTACCGCCGAGGGAATGTGGGGTTTCTACGTCGAGTATATGCGTGTCTTGGGCAAAGGCTTCGCCTTTTTGGACGCCTTGCGCCGTTGCGCGTTGCGCTGGCCCACTTCGCTTTTCGATTGGGCGTTGTCGGGCAAGTTCCTGCAATACAAAGAGTTGGCCTACGTCATGCTGGCCAAAGGGTACGGCAAGCCTCCCCTTCCCTTGGGCGCGTTCCTTGCCACCGTGTGCAAGTTGATTTTCAAACCTTCCGTCAACGGCAAATTGCTCGCCGCGGTCGGGCACGGGCTCAAAGCGTCTTCCATCGCGGGCAAGATGCCCAAGCGGTACGACGCCAAGCGCGTCGCCAAGTGGCGCAGAAAATACGACGGGCATATCGAGACGTTGGACAGAGTGACCGCCAAGTACGACAAGAAACGATAA
- the rho gene encoding transcription termination factor Rho — translation MDKTFWNEITHEALRTLPLPSLRALAKRAGITDYFFMSSTAICEALLAKKAQYVGEVFDTKEGVTPENATEQTREEGQTRSSRPFVRDALGKEGFAEQSAGPGEIREGLLEILPDGYGFIRVEGFRNTPKDAYVAAVRIKRYNLRMGDNIRAYVRTTTEGKPPAVVDLISVNGHENWTPETPRPTFENFTPVYPDQRFRLEVAGKRNELATRCIDLIAPIGKGQRAMIVSPPKAGKTTLLKMVANSLTTNHPEVKLLVLLIDERPEEVTDMQRSIKGDVYYSTFDEECDNHIKVAEMVLARAKRLVEEGQDVVILLDSLTRMARANNVVVPSSGKTLSGGVDPVALYFPKRFFGAARNIENGGSLTVIATALVDTGSRMDDIVYEEFKGTGNMEVHLDRKLSEKRIFPAIDLARSGTRKEELLLTQKELEGEYNLRRLLASGDSQEAAEAIINLMSKTASNAEFLQGLELQIAKMRKDGFRI, via the coding sequence ATGGATAAAACTTTTTGGAATGAAATCACACACGAGGCGTTGCGCACTCTGCCCTTGCCCTCGTTGCGCGCATTGGCGAAACGTGCGGGCATAACCGACTACTTCTTTATGTCTTCCACCGCCATTTGCGAAGCGCTTTTGGCCAAAAAAGCCCAATACGTGGGGGAGGTATTCGATACCAAAGAGGGCGTTACGCCCGAAAACGCGACCGAGCAGACGAGAGAGGAAGGTCAAACCAGATCGTCCAGACCTTTCGTGCGCGACGCACTCGGCAAAGAGGGCTTCGCCGAACAAAGCGCGGGGCCCGGCGAAATACGCGAAGGCTTGTTGGAAATACTGCCCGACGGATACGGATTTATCCGCGTGGAGGGCTTCCGCAACACCCCCAAAGACGCCTACGTGGCAGCCGTGCGTATCAAACGGTACAACCTGCGCATGGGCGACAATATCCGCGCCTACGTCCGCACGACCACCGAGGGCAAGCCCCCCGCCGTCGTCGACCTCATTTCGGTCAACGGACACGAGAATTGGACGCCCGAAACCCCGCGTCCCACCTTTGAGAACTTCACGCCCGTCTATCCCGACCAGCGATTCCGCTTGGAAGTCGCGGGCAAGCGCAACGAATTGGCGACGCGCTGTATAGACCTCATCGCCCCCATCGGCAAAGGACAGCGCGCGATGATCGTTTCGCCCCCCAAGGCCGGTAAAACCACCCTGCTGAAAATGGTCGCCAACTCCTTGACGACCAATCACCCCGAAGTAAAACTGCTGGTGCTGTTGATCGACGAGCGTCCCGAAGAAGTGACGGATATGCAACGAAGCATCAAGGGCGACGTGTACTACTCCACCTTCGACGAGGAATGCGACAATCATATCAAAGTGGCCGAAATGGTGCTGGCGAGAGCCAAGCGCTTGGTGGAAGAGGGACAAGACGTGGTCATACTCCTGGACAGCCTGACGCGTATGGCGCGCGCCAACAACGTAGTGGTGCCCTCCTCGGGCAAAACCCTGTCGGGCGGCGTGGACCCCGTGGCGCTCTATTTTCCCAAACGATTCTTCGGCGCGGCGCGTAATATCGAAAACGGCGGCAGCCTGACCGTCATCGCCACCGCGCTGGTGGATACGGGCAGCCGTATGGACGATATCGTGTACGAGGAATTCAAGGGCACGGGCAATATGGAAGTGCATCTCGACCGCAAACTCAGCGAAAAGCGCATATTCCCCGCTATCGATTTGGCGCGTAGCGGAACGCGCAAAGAGGAATTGCTGTTGACGCAAAAAGAGCTGGAAGGCGAGTACAATCTGCGAAGACTGTTGGCGTCGGGTGACAGCCAAGAAGCGGCCGAAGCCATCATCAACCTGATGAGCAAGACCGCCTCGAACGCCGAATTCCTGCAAGGGCTGGAACTGCAAATAGCGAAAATGCGCAAAGACGGATTCCGTATTTGA
- a CDS encoding MBL fold metallo-hydrolase, with the protein MNIRWLGHSCFVLTESTGTVIVTDPYGKEVGFCMPPISADAVSVSHKHYDHANVKAVGGNPKVLDSVGSYEINGVHIAAFLTYHDEEKGKKRGENNVFNFRLDGVDVCHLGDIGQPCTARICDAIGSVNVLLIPVGGNYTIDAETAKDYVDKIMPDIVIPMHYKTEDCNIDIDEVDAFLDLFDEEDITYLEGDSLDLDRTQFDGDYSTKVIVFRR; encoded by the coding sequence ATGAACATAAGATGGCTCGGCCATTCCTGCTTTGTGCTTACCGAGAGTACCGGCACCGTTATCGTTACCGATCCGTACGGAAAGGAAGTGGGTTTTTGTATGCCTCCCATATCGGCTGACGCCGTGTCCGTGTCGCACAAACACTACGACCACGCCAACGTCAAAGCGGTCGGCGGCAATCCCAAAGTGCTGGACAGCGTCGGCTCGTACGAAATCAACGGCGTGCATATCGCGGCGTTTTTGACCTATCACGACGAAGAGAAAGGCAAGAAGCGGGGCGAGAATAACGTGTTCAACTTCCGCTTGGACGGCGTGGACGTATGCCACTTGGGCGATATCGGCCAACCCTGCACCGCGCGTATCTGCGACGCCATCGGTTCGGTGAACGTGCTGCTTATCCCCGTGGGCGGCAACTACACCATAGACGCCGAAACGGCCAAGGACTACGTGGACAAAATCATGCCCGACATCGTCATTCCCATGCATTATAAGACCGAGGACTGCAACATCGACATAGACGAAGTGGACGCTTTCCTCGATTTGTTCGACGAAGAGGATATCACCTATCTGGAGGGGGATAGCCTCGATTTGGATCGCACGCAATTCGACGGCGACTACTCGACAAAAGTCATCGTTTTCCGTCGCTAA
- a CDS encoding ribose-phosphate pyrophosphokinase has product MTAFLDTTFDFDKQRPNLGIITLDGAKDFAKMVDGYLVQWYNAEAEKQNKPFRKSTFILDCVFPRFTSGDGKALIKESVRGMDIYIVCDVGNYSIKYNMFGQMVPMSPDDHYADLKRVIGAIGGKAARISVVMPILYGGRQHRRTARESLDCAMMLQELENLGVKEIITFDAHDPRVQNATPLVGFDNFMPPYQVMKALLGKYRDLEMDKNHFMVVSPDEGALGRNMYYASILGVDLGMFYKRRDYSTVVNGRNPIIAHEYIGSSVMGMDVFIADDIIATGESLLSLAQHLKQQGANRIFLCATFALFTEGVEKFSRAYAEGLFDAVVTTNLTYNNPEALAEPWFIVADMSKFTAYIISSCNQDMSVSGLLDPHDKITELIDKRNQIG; this is encoded by the coding sequence ATGACAGCGTTTTTGGACACGACGTTCGACTTCGACAAGCAACGGCCCAACCTCGGCATCATCACTTTGGACGGGGCAAAAGATTTTGCCAAAATGGTAGACGGGTATCTGGTGCAATGGTACAACGCCGAAGCGGAGAAGCAAAACAAGCCTTTCCGCAAATCCACCTTCATCCTGGATTGCGTGTTTCCGCGGTTCACCTCGGGCGACGGCAAAGCGCTCATCAAGGAATCCGTGCGCGGTATGGATATCTATATCGTATGCGACGTAGGCAACTACAGCATCAAATATAATATGTTCGGTCAAATGGTGCCCATGTCGCCCGACGATCACTACGCCGACCTCAAGAGAGTCATCGGCGCCATCGGCGGCAAGGCCGCGCGTATCTCGGTGGTAATGCCCATCCTCTACGGTGGCAGACAGCATCGCCGCACCGCGAGAGAGTCGTTGGACTGCGCCATGATGCTGCAGGAATTGGAGAATCTGGGCGTCAAGGAAATCATCACCTTCGACGCGCACGATCCCAGAGTGCAAAACGCCACGCCGTTGGTCGGCTTCGATAACTTTATGCCCCCCTATCAGGTGATGAAAGCCCTGCTCGGCAAATATCGCGATCTCGAGATGGACAAGAACCACTTTATGGTGGTATCGCCCGACGAAGGCGCGTTGGGACGCAATATGTACTACGCGTCCATCCTGGGCGTAGACCTCGGTATGTTCTACAAGCGGCGCGACTACTCCACCGTGGTCAACGGCCGTAACCCCATCATTGCGCACGAGTATATCGGCAGTTCGGTGATGGGTATGGACGTCTTTATCGCCGACGATATCATCGCGACGGGCGAGTCTCTCCTCAGCCTGGCCCAACACCTCAAACAGCAAGGCGCCAACCGCATCTTCCTGTGCGCGACGTTCGCGTTGTTCACCGAGGGCGTGGAGAAGTTCAGCAGAGCGTATGCGGAGGGGTTATTCGACGCGGTCGTCACCACCAACCTCACCTACAACAATCCCGAGGCGTTGGCCGAACCTTGGTTTATCGTGGCCGATATGAGCAAGTTCACAGCGTACATCATCAGCAGTTGCAACCAGGATATGTCCGTGAGCGGCTTGTTGGATCCGCACGATAAAATCACGGAACTTATTGACAAACGAAATCAAATCGGTTAA